In Acidimicrobiales bacterium, one DNA window encodes the following:
- a CDS encoding ArsA-related P-loop ATPase, whose amino-acid sequence MTSFALDRLLAAKDVVIACGPGGVGKTTVSAALGVAAAARGGKVLVLTVDPARRLADALGVAGLSNAPRRVAPEAFGPSGAAMAGELWAAMLHSKESWDALVRRHAPSARIAEEIIANPLYRNITGRFAQSQEYIAMERLYELHAEGEYDLLVVDTPPSRNALDFLDAPERMAEFFSSPLLRWLTASYRSRLVGLASRPFSQIADRILGTQFLEDLARFFSVFQTMADGFVARARAVGALLRDPQTTFMLVSTLETVPALEARRFVEALARRRLHLGLLVANKALPPSLADPQAARVAERLREDAARLAAGLGGALGGDVRLVERVLAEVGTSFANFRLVATREAELLAELARLHEVFVTVPHLSEDVVELARLAAIGELLFEGAVGS is encoded by the coding sequence GTGACCTCCTTCGCGCTCGACCGGCTCCTCGCCGCGAAGGACGTCGTCATCGCCTGCGGTCCCGGTGGGGTCGGCAAGACGACGGTGTCCGCCGCGCTCGGGGTCGCCGCGGCCGCGCGCGGCGGGAAGGTGCTCGTGCTCACCGTCGACCCGGCGCGCCGGCTGGCGGACGCGCTCGGGGTCGCCGGCCTCTCGAACGCCCCGCGGCGCGTCGCACCGGAGGCCTTCGGGCCGTCGGGAGCGGCGATGGCCGGCGAGCTGTGGGCCGCGATGCTCCACTCGAAGGAGTCCTGGGACGCCCTCGTGCGACGCCACGCGCCGAGCGCGCGCATCGCCGAGGAGATCATCGCCAACCCGCTCTACCGCAACATCACCGGCCGCTTCGCGCAGAGCCAGGAGTACATCGCGATGGAGCGCCTCTACGAGCTGCACGCCGAGGGCGAGTACGACCTCCTCGTCGTGGACACGCCCCCCTCGCGCAACGCCCTCGACTTCCTCGACGCGCCCGAGCGCATGGCGGAGTTCTTCTCCTCGCCGCTGCTTCGCTGGCTCACCGCCAGCTACCGCTCCCGCCTCGTCGGGCTCGCGTCGAGGCCGTTCTCCCAGATCGCCGACCGCATCCTCGGGACGCAGTTCCTCGAGGACCTCGCCCGCTTCTTCAGCGTCTTCCAGACGATGGCCGACGGCTTCGTCGCGCGAGCGCGCGCCGTGGGCGCGCTGCTGCGCGACCCCCAGACCACCTTCATGCTCGTCAGCACCCTCGAGACCGTCCCCGCGCTCGAGGCGCGCCGGTTCGTCGAGGCGCTCGCGCGCCGCCGGCTGCACCTCGGCCTGCTCGTGGCGAACAAGGCCCTCCCGCCGAGCCTCGCCGACCCGCAGGCGGCTCGGGTCGCCGAGCGCCTGCGCGAGGACGCGGCGCGCCTCGCGGCCGGCCTCGGCGGCGCGCTGGGCGGCGACGTGCGCCTCGTCGAGCGGGTCCTCGCCGAGGTCGGCACGAGCTTCGCCAACTTCCGCCTCGTCGCGACCCGCGAGGCGGAGCTGCTCGCCGAGCTCGCCCGCCTCCACGAGGTGTTCGTCACCGTCCCCCACCTGTCCGAGGACGTCGTCGAGCTCGCCCGGCTCGCTGCGATCGGGGAGCTCCTCTTCGAGGGGGCCGTGGGGAGCTGA